CAAGTACGATGCCGATGTCCATGACGCTGGTGATGTCTTCCCAGACCGGCGCGGCCAGGGCCTTGGCGTTGCCCGGCATTTGCCAGAACGCCCAACTGGCCACGTCCACACCCAACCCACTCGCCACCTTGGCGCCCCACAGCGCAAATGCGGAAGTAATGCCCCACGGCCGGCCGGCCAGGGCCAGCGTGGCATAGTTGAGCAAGGCCAGGCCAATCGCGCCCCAGACCAGCGGCCAAGGCCCGCGCAGGAAACGGCGCAGGCCCTGATGCTCGCTGCTTACGCCAGCCTCAAGCTGGCCGTGACGGCCCTTCTCCAGGCGCACTGTCACCACCGCAATGATCGCGAATACGGCCAGGCTCAAGAGCAACGCCGGCAGTACACCGAAGCTCTTGACGATTGAAACGGGCGGAAATGATGGCAAGGCAAACCACCAGTCAACGTGATGGGTGGCGATCAGCGAGCCGCAGATAAAGAACAACAAAGTCACCAGCATCCGCGCATTACCGCCGCCCACGGTGAACAGCGTGCCCGACGCACAACCGCCGCCCAGCTGCATGCCGATGCCGAAGATAAACGCCCCGAATACCACCGACACTCCCGCCGGCGCCACCAGCCCGACCACCGGCTGGCCAAACAAGGTACCCGCCCCCAGCGCCGGGAAAAACAGCACCACCGCCACCGCCAGCATCACCATCTGCGCCCGCAGCCCGGCACCGCGCCGATCCTTGATAAACACCCGCCAGGCCGAGGTAAAACCAAAGGCGGCGTGGTACAGCGTCAAGCCCAGGGCAGCGCCGACGATCAACAGCAGAACCTGGCGGATACCCACCGCGTTTTGCAGGAACAGGGCGCCTGCCACCAGAACGATAAAGGCCACCAGGGGCGCGACCGGCTTGCGCGCCGGCGTCAGGGAAAGAGAGGTGCTCATGGGGATCTCGATGTGTTTGAAGGTGGCCAGTATAAACCCGGAGTGATTGCGACCGACTTCGTCAGTATGTTTGGAGATACCAGACGGCTTAGCCAGCCAAACTCGTGACTCGTGACAGACAACAACCGACCGTACAGCAGCTAGCGCCCTCTCCCACCAATGAGAACTTTTTATCGAGGATTAATCAGCGATCTCAGTACGTGGTCTTGCCAGGCACCAGCAATTTTTAGATAGGCTCGTGCGTAGCCCTCCCTTTCAAACCCCAAGGACTGCAGAAGGCGCTCGCTTCGCACATTGCTCGGCAAATGGTTGGCCATAATCCGATGCAGGCCGACTTGCTCAAAGCAGTAACTGTTGGTGATTTGAAGTGTTTTCCTCATCAAACCTCTGCCTTGGGCAACCTCTGCCAATGAAAAGCCGAGGTTGCATGCTTGAAAAACGCCCCTCACGATATTCGTGTAGTTACACCGCCCCAGAAGCTCTCCACTCTCAGGTTCCAGCAGGAGAAAAAAAACGGACTCCGCGGCTTGCATACTTTCAAGCTGCTCCTGGACCCTCGCCCTAGCGCTCTCAGCGGTGAAGTACTGCTCATCTCTTAGCGGTTCCCAGCGTTGCAAGTGGCCGCGATTCGCTTTTTCGTAGCGGTTGATCAACTCACAATCGTCACTCGTTAATGCTCGAAGAAAAAATCCTTCCCCTGAGTACTCCATACGCCCTCCAAACCCATCCATGACTGAGTTTAACGAATTGAAGGCTTAAAGGTGGCATCACGAATTGCGCCATGCATCTCGATGGCTTGGTGAAATCCAAGGCAAAAAAAAGCCTGCATCGCTGCAGGCTTTTCCTATATGGCTCCACGACCTGGACTCGAACCAGGGACCCAATGATTAACAGTCATTTGCTCTACCAACTGAGCTATCGCGGAATGCGCCGTATGTTACTGATTAAAAAGAAGAAGTCAACCCTCTTCTGACGTGCTTCACGCCCGAACAGGATGATCGGACGAAACCGCCTGTTCCTTGGCCAGTTCCAGCCAGGCCCGTGCTGCCGGTGGCAAGTGGGCGCTGGCGCGCCAGGCCAGGGCGATGTGCCAGTCGGTGTGGGGCTCGTCCAAGGGGATCAGTGCGATGCCGGCGTGCTGGTGTTTGTGCGCCAGCATGCGTGGCAGGAAGGCGACGCCCAGGCCGGCGGCGACCAGGTCGACGATGAAGTCGATCTGCCCGCTGCGTGCCGTCACCTTGGGGACAACGCCCTTGCGTTCACAGGCGGCGAGGATTTTCGCGTTGAGGGCAAAACCCGCTTCGAACAGGATGAACGGTGAGTCGGCCAGGTCGGTGAAGTCGATGCGCTCGCGGCGCGCCAATGGGTGGCTGACAGGCAATACGGCAATCAGCGGTTCGTTGCGTACAGGCTGGTAGTCGAAGCCTTCGTCTACCGGCAGCAGCAGGGCCGCCAGGTCGACCTCCCCTGCTTCCAGGCATTCGCGCAGTTTTTTGCTGCCGTATTCGGTGAGTTCGATGTCAATGTCGGGGTAGCGGGTGCGGTAGGTGGCGAACATTGCCGCAAACAGTACGCCGCAACCCACCGGCGGCAGGCCGATGCGCAGCACGCCGCGCTTGAAGCCGCGCAGGTCGTTGATCTCCACCATGAGGTCATGATGCTCGGCAAGCAGTACCAGGGCGCGCCGGTAGGCAATTTCACCAGCGGCGGTGAGTTCGTTCCTGTGGCCGAGGCGGTTGAGCAGCGGTGTGCCCAATTCTTCCTCAAGGGTCTTCACCGCCTTGCTGACGGTGGACTGGGTCAGGGACACCACCTCGGCCGCCTGGGAAAAACCACCCTGGCGTACCACTTCGACAAATGCTCGCAGGGTTCGCAGGTTCATCCGTATTCCTTATGCGACTGGATAGCAGCGATAAAAGTTGTTTTTATCATGCCAGAACTTTGCTTATCGTGGAGCACTTTGCCGAGTGGAGCCCACGTGCATGATTATCTCGTCCGCATCCGATTACCGCGCTGCCGCCAAGCGCAAGTTGCCGCGCTTTCTATTCGACTATATTGATGGCGGCGCTTACGCCG
This region of Pseudomonas sp. MUP55 genomic DNA includes:
- a CDS encoding LysR family transcriptional regulator, producing the protein MNLRTLRAFVEVVRQGGFSQAAEVVSLTQSTVSKAVKTLEEELGTPLLNRLGHRNELTAAGEIAYRRALVLLAEHHDLMVEINDLRGFKRGVLRIGLPPVGCGVLFAAMFATYRTRYPDIDIELTEYGSKKLRECLEAGEVDLAALLLPVDEGFDYQPVRNEPLIAVLPVSHPLARRERIDFTDLADSPFILFEAGFALNAKILAACERKGVVPKVTARSGQIDFIVDLVAAGLGVAFLPRMLAHKHQHAGIALIPLDEPHTDWHIALAWRASAHLPPAARAWLELAKEQAVSSDHPVRA
- a CDS encoding YeeE/YedE family protein; the encoded protein is MSTSLSLTPARKPVAPLVAFIVLVAGALFLQNAVGIRQVLLLIVGAALGLTLYHAAFGFTSAWRVFIKDRRGAGLRAQMVMLAVAVVLFFPALGAGTLFGQPVVGLVAPAGVSVVFGAFIFGIGMQLGGGCASGTLFTVGGGNARMLVTLLFFICGSLIATHHVDWWFALPSFPPVSIVKSFGVLPALLLSLAVFAIIAVVTVRLEKGRHGQLEAGVSSEHQGLRRFLRGPWPLVWGAIGLALLNYATLALAGRPWGITSAFALWGAKVASGLGVDVASWAFWQMPGNAKALAAPVWEDITSVMDIGIVLGALLAAGLAGRFAPSLKIPARSLIAAVIGGLLLGYGSRLAYGCNIGAYFSGIASGSLHGWLWLVAAFIGNSVGVRLRPLFFAGERPQVALSGC
- a CDS encoding GNAT family N-acetyltransferase, with the protein product MEYSGEGFFLRALTSDDCELINRYEKANRGHLQRWEPLRDEQYFTAESARARVQEQLESMQAAESVFFLLLEPESGELLGRCNYTNIVRGVFQACNLGFSLAEVAQGRGLMRKTLQITNSYCFEQVGLHRIMANHLPSNVRSERLLQSLGFEREGYARAYLKIAGAWQDHVLRSLINPR